The following are encoded in a window of Roseimaritima ulvae genomic DNA:
- a CDS encoding GNAT family N-acetyltransferase, whose translation MTAPYRVEILGKHSRDGFDCGNEALNEYLCRRANQDQRKRFAVCYLLIEATTDQIVGYYTLSSGGVSLADLPPQRQKGLPRYPSVPIARIGRLAIAKSEQERGLGGVLLFDAIKRASASSMGVYAVLVDAIDEQAVRFYQHHSFEVLESNPRILFLPIADGLKRITKS comes from the coding sequence GTGACGGCACCCTACCGCGTTGAAATTCTGGGCAAACATTCGCGTGACGGATTCGACTGCGGGAACGAGGCTCTGAATGAGTACCTTTGCCGCCGCGCTAATCAGGACCAACGAAAACGTTTCGCGGTTTGCTATCTGTTGATCGAAGCGACGACAGACCAGATTGTGGGCTACTACACGCTATCGTCTGGCGGTGTCTCGCTTGCCGATCTGCCGCCGCAGCGGCAAAAGGGCTTGCCGCGATATCCGAGCGTCCCAATCGCCAGAATTGGTCGACTGGCAATCGCAAAGTCCGAGCAGGAGCGGGGACTCGGTGGAGTACTACTGTTCGACGCAATCAAGCGTGCATCCGCAAGCAGCATGGGAGTCTACGCGGTCCTGGTCGATGCAATCGACGAACAAGCGGTGCGGTTTTACCAACACCACAGTTTTGAGGTGCTCGAATCCAATCCGCGAATCTTGTTTCTTCCCATTGCCGATGGTCTCAAACGCATCACGAAGTCGTAA